In one Mesorhizobium australicum genomic region, the following are encoded:
- a CDS encoding COX15/CtaA family protein translates to MATSAAIDTYDARRREAASRRAVRIWLYVVLVVLFALFIVGGATRLTDSGLSITEWKPIHGVIPPLSEAEWQEEFDLYRQIPQYQQINKGMSLDEFKSIFWWEWAHRLIARLVGVVMALPLVFFWFTGRLESQLKPRLLGLFALGGFQGFIGWWMVASGLSERVSVSQYRLAVHLTLACIIFAAVMWVARGLAPHSEGPASSGTRRLAGAMALLVLFQIYLGALVAGLDAGMAYNTWPLMDGSLVPGDLFVQQPWWINLFENPKTVQFAHRLGAYLVLAVAVLHAVAAWRADPGTTHARRAVLLLLMIVAQAALGITALLLVVPFGWALLHHAFAIMVLGFAVAHWRGTVGEYPRPMPRGA, encoded by the coding sequence TGGCTCTATGTCGTGCTGGTCGTACTTTTCGCGCTGTTCATCGTCGGCGGCGCAACGCGCCTGACCGATTCCGGCCTGTCGATCACCGAATGGAAGCCGATCCACGGCGTCATCCCACCGCTCAGCGAGGCGGAATGGCAGGAAGAGTTCGATCTCTATCGCCAAATCCCTCAATACCAGCAGATCAACAAGGGCATGAGCCTCGACGAGTTCAAGTCGATCTTCTGGTGGGAGTGGGCGCACCGGCTCATTGCGCGCCTGGTCGGTGTGGTGATGGCTCTGCCACTTGTTTTCTTCTGGTTCACCGGGCGACTCGAGAGCCAGTTGAAGCCGCGGCTGCTCGGCCTTTTCGCGCTGGGCGGCTTCCAGGGCTTCATCGGCTGGTGGATGGTCGCCTCGGGGCTCAGCGAGCGCGTCAGCGTCTCGCAGTACCGGCTGGCCGTACACCTCACCCTCGCTTGCATCATCTTCGCCGCCGTGATGTGGGTCGCGCGTGGGCTCGCGCCGCATTCCGAAGGACCGGCGTCGTCCGGCACCCGCCGGTTGGCCGGCGCGATGGCGCTGCTCGTCCTCTTCCAGATCTACCTTGGCGCGCTGGTTGCTGGTCTTGATGCCGGCATGGCCTACAATACCTGGCCGCTGATGGACGGAAGCCTTGTGCCGGGCGACCTGTTCGTTCAGCAGCCGTGGTGGATCAACTTGTTCGAGAACCCGAAGACCGTGCAGTTCGCACACAGGCTCGGCGCCTATCTCGTGCTGGCGGTTGCTGTTCTCCATGCGGTCGCGGCGTGGCGCGCCGATCCCGGCACGACGCATGCGCGCCGCGCGGTTCTGCTGCTCCTGATGATTGTGGCGCAGGCCGCGCTCGGCATCACGGCGCTGCTGCTGGTAGTGCCCTTCGGCTGGGCGCTGCTTCACCACGCCTTCGCGATCATGGTCCTCGGCTTCGCAGTGGCGCACTGGCGCGGCACGGTAGGAGAATACCCCCGTCCCATGCCGCGTGGAGCTTAG
- the argC gene encoding N-acetyl-gamma-glutamyl-phosphate reductase, protein MKPKIFIDGEHGTTGLQIRQRLAARHDLDVLSIPEAERRNRAAREDFLKSADIAILCLPDDAAKESVAILEGQNSTRIIDTSTAHRVHPDWAYGFAEMDKAQAERIASARLVANPGCYPTGAIGLIRPLVAAGLLPADYPVTVNAVSGYTGGGKQMIAQMEDPSNPDYIAAPHFLYGLPLQHKHVAEMKQHGLVERRPLFSPSVGRFAQGMLVQVPLFLEELNGAPTLAKLHDALASHYAGQSIVEVVPLEESAKLARLDPTELAGTDRMKLFVLGSEGKGQANLVASLDNLGKGASGAAVQNMDLMLDA, encoded by the coding sequence ATGAAACCGAAAATCTTCATCGATGGCGAACACGGCACCACCGGCCTGCAGATCAGGCAGCGCCTTGCCGCGCGTCACGATCTCGACGTGCTGTCGATCCCGGAAGCCGAACGTCGCAACCGCGCCGCGCGGGAGGATTTCCTCAAGAGCGCCGACATCGCGATCCTTTGCTTGCCGGATGACGCCGCGAAGGAATCCGTCGCTATCCTTGAGGGGCAGAACTCGACCCGCATCATCGACACGTCGACTGCACATCGGGTCCATCCCGATTGGGCCTACGGCTTCGCGGAAATGGACAAGGCGCAGGCCGAGCGAATCGCGTCCGCGCGGCTCGTCGCCAATCCAGGCTGCTACCCAACCGGTGCGATCGGGCTGATCCGCCCGCTCGTTGCGGCCGGACTCCTGCCGGCGGACTATCCGGTCACGGTCAACGCCGTGTCCGGCTACACCGGCGGCGGCAAGCAGATGATCGCACAGATGGAGGATCCGTCGAATCCCGACTACATCGCCGCGCCGCATTTCCTCTACGGCTTGCCGCTGCAGCACAAGCACGTCGCGGAGATGAAGCAGCACGGGCTGGTCGAGCGTCGGCCCCTCTTCTCGCCCAGCGTCGGCCGCTTCGCGCAGGGCATGCTGGTGCAGGTACCGCTGTTCCTCGAAGAATTGAACGGTGCGCCGACGCTCGCCAAGCTGCACGACGCACTGGCTTCGCACTATGCGGGCCAGTCAATCGTCGAGGTCGTCCCGCTGGAGGAGAGCGCGAAGCTTGCGCGCCTCGACCCGACCGAGCTTGCCGGCACCGACCGTATGAAGCTCTTCGTCCTCGGCAGCGAGGGCAAGGGCCAGGCGAACCTGGTCGCCTCGCTGGACAATCTCGGCAAGGGCGCCTCAGGCGCGGCGGTGCAGAACATGGACCTGATGCTGGACGCCTAA
- the speB gene encoding agmatinase: MAANSIDNAFVARGFAGASYEPTYAGALSFMRRKYSKNVKGADAIVWGIPFDAAVTNRPGARFGPQGIRRASAIMDNDAQYPFNDEFIDRLAVVDYGDCLLDSGNHQKTPGIIEREATKLIRNGAFLLSLGGDHFVTWPILKAHAAKYGPLSLVQFDAHQDTWDDDGRRIDHGSFVLRAVREGVIDPATSIQIGIRTHAPTDCGIKILYGYDVEEMRAAEIANAILDRTRGRKTYVSFDIDCLDPAFAPGTGTPVAGGPSSAKMLSVLRLLDRLDMVGADVVEVAPAYDHADITSIAASNIAMYYLGLLSARKARG; encoded by the coding sequence ATGGCCGCGAACTCGATCGACAATGCCTTCGTCGCGCGCGGTTTTGCCGGCGCGTCCTACGAGCCGACCTATGCCGGCGCGCTGTCGTTCATGCGGCGCAAGTATTCGAAGAACGTGAAGGGCGCCGACGCGATCGTCTGGGGTATCCCGTTCGACGCCGCGGTGACGAACCGCCCGGGTGCGCGCTTCGGACCGCAAGGCATCCGGCGCGCCTCGGCGATCATGGACAATGACGCGCAGTATCCCTTCAACGACGAGTTCATCGACCGGCTCGCCGTGGTCGACTACGGCGATTGCCTGCTCGATTCGGGCAACCACCAGAAGACACCAGGCATCATCGAGCGTGAGGCGACGAAGCTGATCCGCAACGGCGCGTTCCTGCTCTCGCTCGGCGGCGACCATTTCGTCACTTGGCCGATCCTCAAAGCGCATGCGGCGAAATACGGCCCGCTGTCGCTCGTGCAGTTCGACGCCCATCAGGACACTTGGGACGACGACGGCAGGCGCATCGACCATGGTTCCTTTGTCCTGCGCGCGGTGCGCGAGGGCGTCATCGATCCGGCGACCTCGATCCAGATCGGCATCCGTACCCACGCGCCGACCGACTGCGGGATAAAAATTCTCTATGGCTACGATGTCGAGGAGATGCGCGCCGCTGAAATCGCGAACGCGATCCTCGACCGCACCCGTGGCCGCAAGACCTATGTCAGCTTTGACATCGATTGCCTGGACCCGGCCTTCGCACCCGGAACCGGCACGCCGGTTGCAGGAGGCCCGTCCTCTGCCAAGATGCTGTCGGTGCTGCGCCTGCTCGACCGACTGGATATGGTAGGTGCGGACGTGGTGGAGGTCGCGCCAGCCTACGATCATGCCGACATCACCTCGATCGCGGCGTCCAACATCGCAATGTACTACCTCGGCCTGCTTTCGGCGCGAAAGGCCCGCGGCTAA
- a CDS encoding glycerophosphodiester phosphodiesterase family protein — protein MRAIIGGILLSVLLGCGLALADAGRVGEIRERLSSANQWRDHVMVVAHRAGGLQARKSRFPENSRAALADAISIGAEMVEIDVQKSSDGTYVVVHDTWLDRTTNCRGEVADRTLAELRTCQLVVEGTSIPTDEAVPTLAEYLEAARGRIMVNIDNKLAPDDLVGMTQLAERLGLADHLVVKLNLWNEERIAEAHRLIGLMPRGVIFMPIVADDAVRDPGLLERVTSTVSADAVELIAWHKDGQPMTPDGGPLFGTRARAVAVRGGWHLWVNTYGIVNKSAGMLAGGRGDQLAVEADLPGEAFGFWVDRGATIIQTDEPGEAIRWLDANGYRRPYAAGTQQAAAR, from the coding sequence ATGCGAGCCATAATCGGCGGCATCCTCCTGTCAGTCCTGTTGGGATGTGGGCTCGCTCTCGCGGACGCTGGGCGCGTCGGTGAGATCCGTGAGCGCCTGTCCAGCGCCAATCAATGGCGCGACCATGTGATGGTCGTGGCACACCGCGCCGGCGGTCTCCAGGCGCGCAAGTCGCGCTTCCCGGAGAATTCGCGCGCCGCACTGGCCGATGCGATCTCGATAGGCGCCGAGATGGTCGAGATCGACGTACAGAAATCCTCGGACGGGACGTATGTCGTAGTGCACGACACTTGGCTCGATCGTACCACCAACTGTCGCGGCGAGGTTGCGGACCGCACGCTGGCCGAACTGAGAACCTGCCAACTGGTGGTCGAGGGGACCAGCATTCCTACGGACGAAGCCGTCCCGACCCTCGCCGAATATCTTGAGGCCGCGCGAGGCCGCATCATGGTGAACATCGACAACAAGCTCGCGCCCGACGACCTCGTCGGCATGACGCAACTCGCCGAACGTCTCGGTCTCGCCGACCATCTCGTGGTGAAGCTCAACCTCTGGAACGAGGAACGCATCGCCGAGGCGCATCGGCTGATCGGCCTGATGCCGCGCGGCGTGATATTCATGCCCATCGTGGCGGATGATGCGGTGCGCGATCCGGGTCTGCTGGAACGCGTGACGAGCACGGTGTCAGCCGATGCGGTGGAACTGATCGCCTGGCATAAAGACGGCCAGCCGATGACGCCCGACGGTGGCCCGCTTTTCGGAACGAGGGCGCGGGCGGTGGCCGTGCGCGGCGGCTGGCATCTCTGGGTTAACACCTATGGCATCGTCAACAAGAGCGCCGGGATGCTTGCCGGCGGCCGAGGCGATCAGCTTGCCGTAGAGGCCGATCTGCCCGGCGAGGCTTTCGGATTCTGGGTCGACCGCGGCGCAACCATCATCCAGACCGACGAGCCCGGCGAAGCTATCCGCTGGCTCGATGCGAACGGCTACCGGCGCCCCTATGCCGCCGGTACGCAGCAAGCCGCCGCAAGGTAG
- a CDS encoding acyltransferase family protein codes for MAKDLITAQQAAAVRADGPVRFEALDSWRGLAAVFIILFHAQVASHVRDASLVRAGEMFVDFFFVLSGFVIAHAYSGRLSTGADFGRFMVLRVGRVFPLHLVMLILFILMETGKSLAPSLGAAGDAAFTGTNDILAIPTNVILLHVGTHDQLTWNTPAWSIAAEMVAYVAFGLAALLLGRFLWMAAVAGAVLSGWSLWAFAPHGMESTYDFGDLRAIYGLSVGVLAYRLAVGGAARSYSRAAVGQGGVNPTLLEIAAIFLALGFVSYAYRTPAAFAAPFVFALVVLVFAAERGGVSAILRTRPFVAVGLVSFSIYMVHMFLVMRVTNVARLADKLTGTNMVVPMGHGGEGVDLGNPFAGDLLVLAIVGLTIAVSLVTYRAIEQPGRDWFRRQADRLFSRKSESVERVAPSRTA; via the coding sequence GTGGCTAAGGACCTCATTACGGCACAACAGGCAGCCGCCGTCCGGGCCGATGGCCCGGTCCGATTCGAGGCACTGGACAGTTGGCGCGGCCTGGCGGCGGTTTTCATCATTCTGTTCCATGCCCAGGTCGCGAGCCATGTGCGCGACGCCTCGCTGGTGCGGGCCGGCGAGATGTTCGTCGATTTCTTCTTCGTGCTGTCCGGCTTCGTGATCGCTCATGCTTATTCCGGGCGACTGTCGACCGGGGCGGATTTCGGCCGCTTCATGGTGTTGCGCGTCGGGCGCGTGTTCCCGTTGCACCTCGTCATGCTGATCCTGTTCATCCTGATGGAGACGGGCAAATCGCTCGCTCCCAGCCTGGGGGCGGCCGGAGACGCGGCGTTTACCGGCACGAACGACATCTTGGCCATTCCCACCAACGTTATCCTCTTGCATGTCGGCACGCATGACCAACTCACCTGGAACACACCGGCCTGGAGCATCGCGGCCGAGATGGTCGCCTATGTCGCCTTCGGGCTGGCAGCCCTGTTGCTGGGGCGCTTCCTGTGGATGGCGGCAGTTGCCGGCGCCGTCCTGTCCGGATGGTCGCTCTGGGCGTTCGCGCCGCACGGCATGGAGTCCACCTACGATTTCGGCGACCTGCGCGCGATCTACGGGCTTTCGGTGGGAGTGCTTGCCTACCGGCTGGCGGTCGGCGGCGCGGCCCGTTCGTATTCGCGGGCCGCGGTCGGGCAGGGGGGCGTGAATCCGACGCTGTTGGAAATCGCGGCAATCTTTCTGGCCCTCGGCTTCGTGAGCTATGCCTATCGCACTCCGGCGGCCTTCGCCGCGCCTTTCGTCTTCGCGCTCGTGGTGCTTGTCTTCGCCGCGGAGAGGGGGGGCGTCAGCGCGATCCTGCGCACGCGCCCGTTTGTCGCCGTCGGCCTCGTCTCCTTCTCGATCTACATGGTCCATATGTTCCTCGTCATGCGCGTGACCAATGTCGCGCGTCTGGCGGACAAGCTGACCGGCACGAACATGGTCGTGCCGATGGGACATGGAGGGGAGGGGGTCGATCTCGGCAATCCGTTTGCCGGGGATCTGCTCGTGCTGGCGATCGTCGGCTTGACGATCGCCGTCAGCCTCGTCACCTACCGGGCGATCGAACAGCCGGGTCGTGACTGGTTCCGCCGGCAGGCGGATAGGCTCTTCAGCAGGAAGAGCGAGTCGGTCGAAAGAGTTGCACCGTCACGCACCGCCTGA
- the rpsI gene encoding 30S ribosomal protein S9, translating into MADLSSLSQLGTVAASVQPAAPVHVQKLDKQGRAYATGKRKDAIARVWVKPGSGKIIINDKEFKAYFARPVLQMILQQPIVASNRNGQYDIVATVQGGGLSGQAGAVRHGISKALTYYEPALRSVLKKGGFLTRDSRTVERKKYGKAKARRSFQFSKR; encoded by the coding sequence ATGGCTGATCTCAGCTCTCTCTCCCAGCTCGGCACGGTCGCGGCTTCGGTCCAGCCGGCAGCTCCCGTCCATGTGCAGAAGCTCGACAAGCAGGGCCGCGCCTACGCGACCGGCAAGCGCAAGGACGCGATCGCCCGCGTGTGGGTCAAGCCCGGCTCGGGCAAGATCATCATCAACGACAAAGAGTTCAAGGCCTACTTCGCGCGGCCGGTGCTCCAGATGATCCTGCAGCAGCCGATCGTCGCCTCCAACCGCAACGGCCAGTACGACATCGTCGCCACGGTCCAGGGCGGCGGCCTTTCCGGCCAGGCAGGCGCGGTGCGCCACGGCATCTCGAAGGCGCTGACCTATTACGAGCCGGCCCTGCGCTCGGTGCTCAAGAAGGGCGGGTTCCTCACCCGCGACTCGCGCACGGTGGAACGCAAGAAGTACGGCAAGGCGAAGGCCCGTCGTTCGTTCCAGTTCTCGAAGCGCTAA
- the rplM gene encoding 50S ribosomal protein L13: MSTFSQKPADVTKKWVLIDAEGLVVGRLASIVANILRGKNKPTFTPHVDDGDNVIIVNAAKVALTGKKYTDKMYYWHTGHPGGIKERTARDLLEGRFPERVVEKAVERMIPRGPLGRRQMKNLKVYAGAEHPHEAQQPVVLDVAAMNRKNKRA, from the coding sequence ATGTCCACATTTTCGCAGAAGCCTGCGGATGTGACGAAGAAGTGGGTGCTCATCGACGCCGAAGGTCTCGTCGTCGGCCGCCTCGCTTCAATCGTCGCCAACATCCTGCGCGGCAAGAACAAGCCAACCTTCACCCCCCACGTCGATGACGGCGACAACGTCATCATCGTCAACGCTGCCAAGGTGGCGCTTACCGGCAAGAAGTACACCGACAAGATGTACTACTGGCACACCGGCCATCCGGGCGGCATCAAGGAGCGCACCGCGCGCGACCTGCTTGAGGGTCGTTTCCCCGAGCGCGTGGTCGAGAAGGCCGTTGAACGCATGATCCCGCGCGGCCCGCTCGGCCGTCGCCAGATGAAGAATCTCAAGGTCTATGCCGGTGCCGAGCACCCGCATGAGGCCCAGCAGCCGGTCGTCCTCGACGTCGCGGCGATGAACCGCAAGAACAAGAGGGCCTAA
- a CDS encoding PaaI family thioesterase: protein MPKQTALTPVMTADEINDYLNVVYPQLNDQYSDYVAIDVKPGECTVRLNANERHLRPGDTVSGPCLFTLADIGGYACVLSHIGREALAVTTNLNINFMRKATAGPVDGHCRILKLGKTLMVFDIDIVADGATVAHATGTYAIPPRKQIA, encoded by the coding sequence ATGCCGAAGCAGACCGCGCTCACCCCGGTGATGACCGCCGACGAGATCAACGACTATCTGAACGTCGTCTATCCGCAGCTCAATGACCAGTATTCCGACTATGTCGCCATCGACGTGAAGCCGGGCGAATGTACCGTCAGGCTCAATGCCAACGAGCGGCACTTGCGCCCCGGAGACACGGTGTCGGGACCCTGCCTGTTCACCCTCGCCGACATCGGCGGCTATGCATGCGTGCTCAGCCACATAGGCCGCGAGGCGCTGGCGGTGACGACGAACCTCAACATCAACTTCATGCGCAAAGCGACGGCAGGGCCTGTTGACGGGCACTGCCGCATCCTCAAGCTCGGCAAGACGCTGATGGTGTTCGACATCGACATCGTCGCCGACGGCGCCACCGTGGCGCATGCCACGGGAACCTACGCAATCCCGCCGAGGAAGCAGATTGCATAG
- a CDS encoding crotonase/enoyl-CoA hydratase family protein: MLLRLRKRKPEREERVSRVLYEKDGRIGRITLNRPEAMNAIDDLLPVELADCVARANADPGVHVIILSGAGRAFSAGYDLAYYAQATGGAGHAATQDMPWDPMKDYAFMMRNTELFMSLWRSYRPVIAKVHGFAVAGGSDIALCCDMIVMEDEAEIGYMPVRVWGCPTTAMWVYRLGPERAKRMLFTGDRIKGPEAERIGLVLKSVPAEELDAEVERLAERMATVPVNQLMMQKLVVNQAIEAMGLKQTQMFATLFDGITRHSPEGINFKHRAEEVGWKQAVRERDLGTFDWTANRPINHTK, translated from the coding sequence ATTCTCTTACGTTTACGAAAACGGAAGCCGGAACGGGAGGAGCGCGTGTCCAGGGTTCTCTACGAAAAAGATGGCCGGATCGGCCGGATCACGCTCAACCGCCCCGAGGCGATGAATGCGATCGACGATCTGTTGCCGGTCGAACTCGCCGATTGCGTCGCGCGGGCGAATGCCGATCCGGGTGTCCATGTCATCATCCTCTCGGGTGCGGGACGCGCCTTTAGCGCCGGCTACGACCTCGCCTACTACGCGCAGGCGACCGGTGGCGCGGGCCACGCGGCGACGCAGGACATGCCGTGGGATCCGATGAAAGACTACGCCTTCATGATGCGCAACACGGAGCTGTTCATGTCGCTCTGGCGCTCCTACCGGCCGGTGATCGCCAAGGTGCACGGTTTCGCGGTGGCCGGAGGCTCGGACATCGCGCTCTGCTGCGACATGATCGTGATGGAGGACGAGGCGGAGATCGGCTACATGCCTGTGCGCGTCTGGGGCTGCCCGACGACGGCGATGTGGGTCTATCGGCTCGGACCGGAGCGTGCCAAGCGGATGCTGTTCACCGGTGACCGGATCAAAGGTCCGGAGGCGGAGCGGATCGGGCTGGTGCTGAAATCCGTGCCAGCAGAGGAACTCGACGCCGAGGTCGAGCGGCTCGCCGAACGGATGGCGACAGTCCCGGTCAACCAACTGATGATGCAGAAGCTGGTCGTCAATCAGGCGATCGAGGCGATGGGGCTGAAGCAAACGCAGATGTTCGCCACCCTCTTCGACGGCATCACGCGGCACTCGCCCGAGGGCATCAATTTCAAGCACCGGGCGGAAGAGGTCGGCTGGAAACAGGCGGTGCGCGAGCGCGACCTCGGCACCTTCGACTGGACCGCCAACCGCCCGATCAACCACACGAAATAG
- a CDS encoding enoyl-CoA hydratase, translating to MAEVVAIRRDEPEGLVWKSREGKVLRVTLANRPANALSLEMMATLQQALDEARDDKGVRVVVIAAVPGKVFCAGHDLKQMTAGRNAPDKGEAFFEETFAACSVLMQSIVRHPKPIIAEVDGIATAAGCQLVASCDLAIASQRSTFGVNGIDVGLFCTTPGVALARGMKRKHAMEMLLTGEMVDAATAREFGIVNRVVPEEYLTQVVNKYAQVIAAKSPQAVAFGKKAFYDQVEMGLEDAYAYAGRVMVDNLLARDAEEGISAFISKRKPIWTEE from the coding sequence ATGGCCGAAGTCGTGGCGATCAGGCGGGACGAGCCGGAAGGGCTGGTGTGGAAGTCGCGCGAGGGCAAGGTGCTGCGCGTCACGCTTGCCAATAGGCCCGCCAACGCGCTGTCGCTAGAGATGATGGCGACGCTGCAGCAGGCGCTGGATGAGGCGCGCGATGACAAGGGCGTGCGCGTTGTTGTGATCGCCGCGGTGCCCGGCAAGGTGTTCTGCGCCGGCCACGACTTGAAGCAGATGACCGCCGGCCGCAATGCGCCGGACAAGGGCGAAGCCTTCTTCGAAGAGACCTTCGCGGCCTGCTCGGTGCTGATGCAATCGATCGTGCGACATCCCAAGCCCATTATCGCAGAAGTTGACGGCATCGCGACGGCGGCCGGCTGTCAGCTCGTCGCTTCCTGCGACCTGGCGATCGCGTCCCAACGTTCCACCTTCGGCGTCAACGGCATCGATGTCGGCCTGTTCTGCACCACGCCGGGCGTGGCGCTGGCCCGCGGCATGAAACGCAAGCACGCGATGGAGATGCTGCTTACCGGCGAGATGGTCGATGCCGCCACCGCGCGCGAGTTCGGCATCGTCAATCGCGTCGTGCCGGAGGAATATCTGACTCAGGTCGTGAACAAATACGCGCAAGTCATTGCCGCCAAATCTCCTCAGGCCGTCGCCTTCGGCAAGAAGGCCTTCTACGACCAGGTGGAGATGGGGCTGGAGGACGCCTACGCCTATGCAGGGCGCGTGATGGTCGACAACCTGCTCGCCCGCGACGCGGAGGAGGGGATTTCCGCCTTCATCTCCAAGCGCAAGCCGATCTGGACGGAGGAATGA
- a CDS encoding VOC family protein, with translation MEPRLSIVTIAVDDLDSCAAFYGAMGLERHKGITDGVAFFQMGGAILGLFSRPAAEEDSGVTFGGGVSRVYLAYNTRSREEVAEVLDKAETAGGRIVKPAQKAFWGGWYGYFADPENNLWEVAHNPDFPIAADGTISLPPEA, from the coding sequence ATGGAGCCGCGCCTCTCCATCGTCACGATCGCGGTGGACGATCTCGACAGCTGCGCTGCCTTCTACGGGGCGATGGGGCTGGAGCGCCACAAGGGCATCACCGACGGCGTCGCATTCTTCCAGATGGGTGGGGCAATCCTTGGGCTGTTCTCCCGCCCCGCCGCCGAGGAAGACAGCGGCGTAACCTTTGGCGGCGGCGTTTCGCGTGTCTATCTCGCCTACAACACCCGTTCGCGCGAAGAGGTCGCGGAGGTGCTGGACAAGGCGGAGACGGCAGGCGGGCGCATCGTCAAGCCGGCGCAGAAAGCCTTCTGGGGCGGCTGGTACGGCTATTTCGCCGATCCGGAGAATAATCTCTGGGAGGTCGCCCACAATCCTGATTTTCCAATCGCAGCCGACGGAACGATATCGCTTCCGCCCGAGGCTTAG
- a CDS encoding CoA-binding protein: MNHDAYENSYISGILNSVKTIAIVGASANDVRPSFFVTKYLIDKGYDVYPINPGHAGKEILGRMTYARLADVPVPIDMVDIFRASNAVPPIVDEALALSPLPKVIWMQLTVRHDEAAAKAEAHGIKVVMNRCPKIEYGRLSGEIAWNGVNSGTISSKKPIMRQGFQSFGIRQK, translated from the coding sequence ATGAACCACGACGCCTACGAAAATTCCTACATTTCCGGCATCCTGAATTCGGTAAAGACGATCGCCATCGTCGGCGCCTCGGCCAATGATGTGCGGCCGAGCTTCTTCGTCACGAAATATCTCATCGACAAGGGTTACGACGTCTACCCGATCAATCCGGGCCATGCCGGCAAGGAGATCCTCGGCCGCATGACCTATGCGCGGCTCGCCGATGTGCCGGTGCCGATCGACATGGTCGACATCTTCCGCGCCTCGAACGCGGTGCCGCCGATCGTCGACGAGGCGCTGGCGCTCTCTCCGCTGCCCAAGGTCATCTGGATGCAGCTGACCGTCCGCCATGACGAGGCGGCCGCGAAGGCCGAGGCACATGGAATCAAGGTGGTCATGAACCGCTGTCCGAAGATCGAATATGGCCGCCTTTCGGGCGAGATCGCCTGGAACGGCGTCAATTCCGGTACGATCAGTTCCAAGAAGCCGATCATGCGTCAGGGCTTTCAGAGTTTCGGCATCCGCCAGAAATAG
- a CDS encoding O-acetylhomoserine aminocarboxypropyltransferase encodes MPGFDTLAIHSGAKPDPATGARATPIYQTTSFVFDDVDHAASLFGLKAFGNIYTRIMNPTQAVLEERIAALEGGTAALATSSGHGAQLLVFHTIMRPGENFIAGKRLYGGSINQFGHAFKNFGWEARFADTDDLAGLEALIDDKTRAIFVESLANPGGTFVDIEAIAKIAHKHGLPFIVDNTMASPYLVRPIEHGADIVVHSLTKFIGGHGSSMGGVIVDAGTFDWSKSGNYPMLSEPRPEYAGLVLHETFGNFAFAIACRVLGLRDFGPTISPFNAFLILQGVETLSLRMERHCENALKVAEWLSRQPQVAWVSYPGLPSDPNNELKQKYSPKGAGAVFTFGLKGGFDAGVKVVEGVELFSHLANIGDVRSLIIHPASTTHRQLSDEQKIAAGAGPDVIRLSVGLENVDDIIADLKQALAKAG; translated from the coding sequence ATGCCAGGTTTCGACACGCTCGCCATCCACTCCGGCGCCAAGCCGGACCCCGCCACTGGCGCGCGCGCCACGCCGATCTACCAGACGACCTCCTTTGTCTTCGACGACGTCGATCACGCCGCCTCGCTGTTCGGGCTGAAGGCCTTCGGCAACATCTACACCCGAATCATGAACCCGACCCAGGCTGTGCTGGAAGAGCGTATCGCCGCGCTCGAGGGCGGTACCGCCGCGCTTGCCACGTCTTCCGGCCATGGCGCGCAACTGCTCGTCTTCCACACCATCATGCGACCGGGCGAGAACTTCATCGCCGGCAAGCGCCTTTATGGCGGCTCGATCAATCAGTTCGGCCATGCCTTCAAGAATTTCGGCTGGGAGGCACGCTTCGCCGACACGGACGATCTCGCCGGCCTCGAAGCGTTGATTGACGACAAAACCCGCGCGATCTTCGTCGAGAGCCTCGCCAATCCGGGCGGCACCTTCGTCGACATCGAAGCGATCGCGAAGATCGCCCACAAGCACGGCCTGCCGTTCATCGTCGACAACACCATGGCCTCGCCCTATCTCGTTCGGCCGATCGAACATGGCGCCGACATCGTCGTCCATTCGCTGACCAAGTTCATCGGCGGCCACGGCAGTTCGATGGGCGGCGTGATCGTCGACGCCGGCACCTTCGACTGGTCGAAGAGCGGCAACTATCCGATGCTTTCAGAACCGCGTCCGGAATATGCCGGCCTCGTCCTGCACGAGACCTTCGGCAATTTTGCCTTCGCAATTGCCTGCCGCGTGCTCGGCCTGCGCGATTTCGGCCCGACCATATCCCCTTTCAACGCCTTCCTCATCCTACAGGGCGTCGAGACGCTGTCTCTGCGTATGGAGCGTCATTGCGAGAACGCGCTGAAGGTCGCCGAGTGGCTGTCGAGGCAGCCGCAGGTCGCCTGGGTCTCCTATCCGGGGCTTCCGTCCGACCCGAACAACGAGTTGAAGCAGAAGTATTCGCCCAAGGGTGCGGGCGCGGTGTTCACCTTCGGCCTGAAGGGCGGCTTCGACGCGGGCGTGAAGGTGGTCGAAGGTGTCGAACTGTTCTCGCACCTCGCCAACATCGGCGACGTGCGCTCGCTCATCATCCATCCGGCCTCGACCACGCATCGCCAGCTTTCGGACGAGCAAAAGATCGCCGCCGGCGCTGGTCCAGACGTCATCCGCCTGTCCGTCGGCCTGGAAAACGTTGACGACATCATTGCCGACCTCAAGCAGGCGCTGGCCAAGGCCGGCTGA